The following proteins come from a genomic window of Trifolium pratense cultivar HEN17-A07 linkage group LG4, ARS_RC_1.1, whole genome shotgun sequence:
- the LOC123924490 gene encoding uncharacterized protein LOC123924490 — METKIPAIAATDTKVLEIENAADGESAPGCPGVAPPGPDAGPFGPVGAGGDEVFGLGDEGEGAGEVVEGEGVGDFVEGDGAGDSDPVGAGAGACARHDVAKSPNITNNLIATKPMLYMFSEIEEC; from the coding sequence ATGGAGACGAAGATTCCAGCAATAGCAGCAACAGACACAAAGGTATTAGAGATAGAGAATGCAGCTGATGGTGAGTCAGCTCCTGGTTGTCCCGGTGTAGCACCACCTGGGCCTGATGCTGGGCCATTTGGGCCTGTAGGTGCGGGTGGGGATGAAGTGTTTGGGCTTGGGGATGAAGGAGAGGGTGCTGGAGAAGTTGTTGAAGGAGAGGGTGTTGGTGATTTTGTGGAGGGTGATGGAGCTGGTGATAGTGATCCGGTAGGTGCTGGTGCTGGTGCTTGTGCTAGACATGATGTAGCCAAAAGCCCCAATATCACAAACAATTTGATTGCAACAAAACCCatgttatatatgttttctGAGATAGAAGAATGTTAA